The Nostoc sp. 'Lobaria pulmonaria (5183) cyanobiont' genome window below encodes:
- a CDS encoding DUF433 domain-containing protein, translating into MTSTSRVVHSDPDILGETPIFIGTRVPIKTLIDYLEAGDSLDEFLDHFPSVSREQAIATLELAKEMLTAYANSA; encoded by the coding sequence ATGACATCCACATCACGTGTTGTTCACAGCGACCCCGATATATTGGGAGAAACCCCTATTTTTATTGGTACTCGTGTGCCGATAAAAACCTTGATCGATTACCTAGAAGCGGGTGACTCACTGGATGAGTTTTTAGATCACTTTCCCAGTGTCAGCCGTGAGCAAGCGATCGCCACTCTCGAATTAGCAAAGGAAATGCTAACCGCCTATGCGAATTCTGCTTGA
- a CDS encoding AAA family ATPase produces the protein MLLFLQEIWELFWWAMFCPSRLQQRMNEWLPQKEKDGRRPDTIFFEILLYGKLRFINQYLLLLFIFNIPLILRLIERNQLLDWLQLPCVMLIAYTTGVLFLPLGLVIPLLWLIVVLNQPDRWLKGLIEAIKFLPPLPQMGIGLAVFGISVSLTVWLILQLLKKQHLSLALNVMVVGGTISVMLGAWLATQNWLFLLLVSGMTGIFLFTATESIENSDDAGGVAGVVAGGVALVVAGGVALVVAGQVAGVVAGAAGVAVVVALLVAVVVALLVAVVMALLVAGRVARVVAGGVARVVALIVAGQVAGVVAGGVALIVAGVVAGGVALIVAGVVAGGVALIVTLVATLPLTWFSVVASLIAFALAPAKDNRVFIITTVILIALSAQNLGWLSVLIIPLTLVSYYRIFPDYSFNYNFISRNGYYTFPHCLLKLFRFSDSTIRQLRPQTAKILFQLPPYTSELLWIPLPNHAQLLVSEFRERPQQALTIFQYTQTFSLPGFQITLQNALPQIVADQLQQIQSIPELIFTANSDHPILPFLISPFYHLNSNSDTPTPETPLSKVKPELSILIPRLQTIIQDIQSALENKNIPLRERGLEKINNKLVQLQSQLPSLGLKDEAIKRWTLVLEHWQRVIELEQNEQRKLSQDELINPFQYGNPVRLEQKNLFKGRQRFANEVVRRVLDRDRPTLVLHGPRRCGKTSFLYNFPRLLPSDILPVFVDMQSSAITTSESDFCFGLVRAIHKDCKSQGVQLPNIPKRTDFQPSPYTTLEDWLDEALAQIGERRILLNLDEFEKIGTAIQKGQINLRLFDELRHLIQHYEQLGFLFSGVQTLEELGPNWSSYFISVVPIEMLYLEPNEAEDLLLNPDPAFTLGYAPGIVEEVLMLTNCHPYCLQLLGASMVNQANFNHTDFITTELLQASINDAFISGQPYFTNIWTEFTGTTPEEMVIGQELLLQVAKTDILLPITTEIAEKVLTRLLRYHILHKINGGYDFEIPLLKQWVRERAVRS, from the coding sequence ATGTTGCTGTTTTTGCAAGAAATTTGGGAACTATTTTGGTGGGCAATGTTTTGTCCTTCAAGGCTTCAGCAACGAATGAATGAATGGTTGCCTCAAAAAGAAAAAGATGGACGCAGACCAGACACAATTTTTTTTGAGATTTTGTTGTACGGAAAGTTACGATTTATTAATCAGTATTTATTACTATTATTTATTTTTAATATTCCTCTTATTTTAAGACTGATTGAGCGTAATCAATTGTTGGATTGGCTACAGTTACCTTGTGTAATGTTAATTGCTTATACGACAGGAGTTTTATTTTTACCTTTAGGACTGGTTATCCCCTTGTTGTGGTTGATAGTTGTATTAAATCAGCCTGATAGATGGTTAAAGGGCTTAATAGAAGCTATTAAATTTTTACCTCCTTTACCTCAAATGGGTATAGGTCTTGCAGTTTTTGGAATATCTGTATCATTAACTGTTTGGTTAATATTGCAACTGTTAAAAAAACAACATCTTTCCCTTGCTCTTAATGTGATGGTGGTGGGAGGAACAATCAGCGTGATGTTAGGAGCGTGGTTAGCAACTCAAAACTGGTTGTTTCTCTTGTTAGTAAGTGGAATGACAGGCATTTTCCTATTTACAGCAACAGAAAGTATAGAAAATAGTGATGATGCAGGAGGAGTGGCGGGAGTCGTGGCGGGAGGAGTGGCGCTCGTCGTGGCGGGAGGAGTGGCGCTCGTCGTGGCGGGACAAGTGGCAGGAGTCGTGGCGGGCGCGGCGGGCGTGGCGGTCGTCGTGGCGCTCCTCGTGGCGGTCGTCGTGGCGCTCCTTGTGGCGGTCGTTATGGCGCTCCTCGTGGCGGGACGAGTGGCGAGAGTCGTGGCGGGAGGAGTGGCGAGAGTCGTGGCGCTCATCGTGGCGGGACAAGTGGCAGGAGTCGTGGCAGGAGGAGTGGCGCTCATTGTGGCGGGAGTCGTGGCGGGAGGAGTGGCGCTCATTGTGGCGGGAGTCGTGGCGGGAGGAGTGGCGCTCATCGTGACGCTAGTTGCTACTTTACCGCTTACTTGGTTTTCGGTTGTTGCAAGTTTAATCGCTTTTGCTCTTGCACCAGCAAAAGACAACAGAGTTTTTATCATCACTACAGTAATTTTAATAGCTCTTTCTGCCCAAAATTTAGGATGGCTTTCAGTATTAATTATCCCTCTAACTTTAGTCAGCTATTACAGAATATTTCCTGATTATAGCTTTAATTATAACTTTATCTCTAGAAATGGTTATTATACATTTCCTCATTGTTTACTAAAACTTTTCAGATTTTCAGATTCAACAATTAGGCAGTTACGTCCCCAAACAGCAAAAATACTTTTTCAATTACCTCCTTACACTAGCGAACTTCTGTGGATACCTTTACCTAATCATGCTCAACTTCTTGTTTCTGAATTTCGTGAAAGACCTCAACAAGCCTTAACAATCTTTCAATATACCCAAACTTTTTCCTTACCAGGATTTCAAATAACCCTACAAAATGCCTTACCACAAATTGTCGCCGACCAACTCCAGCAAATTCAAAGTATTCCAGAACTAATCTTTACTGCCAACTCAGACCATCCTATATTACCCTTCCTGATTTCCCCCTTCTATCACCTCAATTCTAACAGCGATACCCCCACTCCAGAAACACCTTTATCAAAGGTTAAACCCGAACTTTCTATCCTTATTCCTCGTTTGCAAACTATTATTCAAGATATTCAATCTGCACTTGAAAATAAAAATATACCCCTACGAGAACGAGGATTAGAAAAAATCAATAACAAGCTTGTGCAATTACAATCCCAATTACCCTCTCTGGGACTTAAAGACGAAGCCATCAAACGCTGGACACTTGTACTGGAACATTGGCAAAGGGTTATTGAACTGGAACAAAATGAACAACGCAAACTCTCTCAAGACGAACTAATCAACCCGTTCCAATATGGAAATCCGGTGCGACTTGAGCAAAAAAACTTGTTTAAAGGTCGTCAGAGATTTGCCAATGAAGTTGTCCGTCGAGTTTTAGACCGTGACCGACCTACCCTTGTGCTGCATGGCCCCCGTCGCTGTGGTAAAACTTCCTTTTTGTATAACTTTCCCCGCCTGCTTCCCAGTGATATTCTCCCCGTATTTGTGGATATGCAAAGTTCCGCCATTACCACCAGCGAATCTGACTTTTGCTTTGGCTTAGTCCGTGCAATTCATAAAGACTGCAAAAGTCAAGGTGTTCAATTACCAAACATTCCCAAACGCACCGATTTTCAACCTAGTCCCTATACTACCTTAGAAGATTGGTTGGATGAAGCACTTGCCCAAATCGGAGAACGGCGCATCCTTCTCAACCTTGATGAATTTGAAAAAATCGGTACCGCCATCCAAAAGGGACAAATAAATTTACGTTTATTTGACGAACTGCGCCACTTAATTCAACATTATGAACAACTCGGTTTTCTCTTTTCTGGGGTGCAAACTTTAGAGGAATTAGGCCCGAATTGGAGTAGCTATTTTATCAGCGTTGTCCCGATAGAAATGCTTTATCTTGAACCTAACGAAGCTGAGGACTTACTGCTTAATCCAGATCCAGCTTTTACACTGGGTTACGCTCCAGGCATTGTAGAGGAAGTATTAATGCTTACCAATTGTCACCCTTACTGCCTACAATTATTGGGCGCATCAATGGTGAATCAAGCTAACTTTAACCATACTGATTTTATTACTACTGAACTCTTGCAAGCTTCTATTAATGACGCATTTATTTCCGGTCAACCTTATTTTACAAATATTTGGACAGAATTTACAGGAACTACACCTGAAGAAATGGTAATTGGTCAAGAATTATTATTACAAGTTGCCAAGACTGATATTTTATTACCTATAACTACTGAAATTGCTGAAAAGGTATTAACCCGCTTGTTGCGTTATCATATTTTACACAAAATCAATGGAGGATATGATTTTGAAATTCCTCTGTTAAAACAATGGGTGAGAGAGCGTGCAGTAAGAAGCTAA
- a CDS encoding papain fold toxin domain-containing protein: MIKASIHSQLSAIAQQFPIFECVPCAIALRQFLIEQNISGKQITLFTGSTEDPFCNIYHERLRQNISINGRHEVIAVEIDGQELIFDNIHPEGISRVDWINNLYCPAQDLGGNFQITEIEF; this comes from the coding sequence ATGATCAAGGCTAGCATTCATAGTCAACTGAGTGCGATCGCTCAACAGTTCCCAATTTTTGAATGTGTTCCATGTGCGATCGCCTTGCGCCAATTCCTCATTGAGCAAAACATTTCTGGTAAACAGATTACCCTGTTTACAGGTAGTACAGAAGATCCTTTCTGCAACATCTACCATGAACGCCTCCGACAAAATATCTCCATCAACGGACGACATGAAGTGATCGCCGTTGAAATTGATGGACAAGAACTCATCTTTGATAACATCCACCCCGAAGGAATTTCCAGAGTAGACTGGATTAATAACCTATACTGCCCTGCCCAAGATTTAGGCGGCAATTTCCAAATCACCGAAATCGAATTTTAA
- a CDS encoding CU044_2847 family protein: MADKSKIVSFELSDGKIIKVEVTPIGEQPVSDETRVFKQATEIIKSIAEDVAGSLKDISQTVKPDKFSIKLGLQIGVESGQLTALIVKGTGTAKLEITMEWGK, from the coding sequence ATGGCAGATAAAAGCAAAATTGTTTCCTTTGAACTTTCGGACGGCAAAATAATTAAAGTAGAGGTTACGCCTATAGGGGAACAACCTGTTTCTGATGAAACCAGAGTCTTTAAACAAGCGACAGAAATTATTAAATCCATTGCTGAAGATGTCGCAGGTTCATTAAAAGATATTAGCCAGACAGTCAAACCAGATAAATTTAGTATCAAACTAGGTTTACAAATTGGAGTTGAGTCAGGACAACTAACCGCTTTAATTGTGAAAGGAACAGGCACAGCTAAACTGGAAATTACGATGGAATGGGGTAAATAA
- the pyk gene encoding pyruvate kinase yields MQLRDSLRRTKIVATIGPATSSPEMLKAIIEAGATTLRLNFSHGTHADHQRSIRLIRQTAFELNQPVAILQDLQGPKIRLGKFDNGSIVLAKGDRFTLTNRPVIGTQEISCVTYDYLAEEVPVGAKILLDDGRVEMLVEEINRDKGDLHCRITVPGKLSNNKGVNFPGVYLSIKAMTDKDREDLMFGLDQGVDWVALSFVRNPQDMIEIKELISSTGKQVPVVAKIEKHEAIEQMEAVLALCDGVMVARGDLGVELPAEDVPVLQKRLIATANRLGIPIITATQMLDSMVSNPRPTRAEVSDVANAILDGTDAVMLSNETAVGSFPVEAVATMARIAERMEQEEAQHLNLRSVRDARRSIPNAISQAVGQIAEQLGAAAIMTLTQTGATARNVSKFRPHTPILAVTPHVNVARQLQMVWGVKPLLVLGLPSTGQTFQAAINVAQELQLLSQGDLVVMTAGTLQGISGSTDLIKVEVVTAVLGHGIGLGQGSVSGRARVASTGMDVSNFNPGDILVAPRTSADFVEAIRKSAGIITEEESLTSHAAVIGLRLGVPVIVGVKQATQVIRDGAIITLDLQRGLIYSGAVRTT; encoded by the coding sequence ATGCAATTAAGAGATTCTCTGCGCCGGACAAAAATTGTCGCTACTATTGGCCCCGCCACTAGCAGTCCTGAAATGCTCAAGGCGATTATTGAAGCGGGAGCCACGACGCTGCGGCTAAACTTCTCCCACGGAACTCATGCCGACCATCAGCGTAGTATTCGCTTAATTCGGCAAACCGCTTTTGAACTAAATCAGCCAGTGGCTATTCTCCAAGACTTGCAGGGCCCAAAAATTCGCTTGGGGAAGTTTGACAACGGATCTATAGTTTTGGCAAAAGGCGATCGCTTCACCTTGACAAATCGTCCGGTGATCGGTACGCAAGAAATTAGCTGTGTCACCTACGATTATTTAGCCGAGGAAGTCCCAGTTGGGGCAAAAATCCTCCTTGATGATGGACGAGTAGAAATGCTGGTGGAGGAAATTAACCGGGACAAAGGTGATTTGCATTGTCGCATCACCGTGCCTGGTAAACTTTCTAACAACAAAGGCGTAAACTTTCCCGGTGTTTACCTGTCAATTAAAGCAATGACCGACAAAGACCGAGAGGATCTGATGTTTGGTCTAGATCAGGGTGTAGATTGGGTGGCACTTTCCTTTGTCCGCAATCCCCAGGACATGATTGAAATTAAAGAACTAATTTCCAGTACAGGCAAGCAAGTGCCAGTGGTTGCCAAAATTGAAAAGCACGAGGCCATTGAACAAATGGAAGCAGTTCTGGCTTTGTGTGATGGGGTGATGGTTGCTAGAGGCGATTTAGGGGTGGAATTGCCAGCGGAAGATGTTCCCGTACTCCAAAAGCGGCTAATTGCGACAGCAAATCGCTTGGGAATTCCGATCATCACCGCTACTCAGATGTTAGACAGCATGGTGAGCAATCCCCGTCCCACTCGCGCTGAAGTGTCGGATGTGGCAAACGCGATTTTAGATGGCACGGACGCGGTGATGCTCTCCAACGAAACCGCCGTGGGTAGCTTCCCTGTAGAAGCAGTGGCGACGATGGCGCGAATTGCCGAACGTATGGAGCAAGAAGAAGCCCAACACTTAAACTTACGTTCTGTGAGAGATGCCCGCCGCTCCATTCCCAATGCGATTAGTCAAGCTGTTGGTCAAATTGCCGAACAACTAGGTGCAGCGGCAATTATGACCCTAACCCAAACAGGGGCAACAGCTCGCAATGTCTCTAAGTTTCGTCCTCACACACCGATTTTGGCAGTGACACCCCATGTAAATGTAGCGCGGCAGCTACAGATGGTGTGGGGAGTCAAACCGCTGTTGGTGCTAGGATTACCTTCCACTGGTCAGACATTTCAAGCTGCAATTAACGTGGCTCAGGAACTTCAGTTACTGTCCCAGGGAGATTTAGTAGTGATGACTGCTGGCACACTCCAGGGGATTTCTGGCTCTACAGATTTGATTAAGGTAGAGGTGGTAACGGCAGTACTAGGTCACGGAATTGGACTGGGACAAGGTTCAGTGAGTGGTCGCGCACGGGTAGCTAGTACTGGTATGGATGTGAGTAACTTTAATCCCGGAGACATATTGGTTGCACCCCGCACTAGTGCCGATTTTGTGGAGGCAATTCGGAAATCTGCCGGGATTATTACTGAAGAAGAAAGTCTCACAAGTCACGCAGCAGTGATTGGCTTACGTCTCGGTGTACCAGTGATTGTGGGCGTGAAACAGGCAACGCAGGTGATTCGAGATGGGGCGATTATAACGCTGGATCTGCAACGGGGTTTGATTTACTCTGGGGCGGTGAGAACCACTTAG
- a CDS encoding M15 family metallopeptidase, whose protein sequence is MRPYHQIPIFECGEPIIAIPLELFAVESPHPYEKLGAPYGDRSPYYLRQSVIENLLQAQNYLNLLHPNWHIQIFDAYRPIAVQQFMVDYSFAQAVQDRELTNVELSPNQRQEIWEAVYAIWAAPSLDEKTPPPHSTGGAVDVTLVDDTGKIVNMGSPIDEMSERSHPDYYANSDRSQTQKYHVHRQLLQDVMLKAGFQRNPREWWHFCFGDQMWAWLNNQSNPANPVTAHYGRLP, encoded by the coding sequence ATGAGACCTTATCATCAAATCCCGATTTTTGAGTGTGGTGAACCGATAATAGCGATTCCTTTAGAATTGTTTGCGGTGGAATCTCCCCATCCTTATGAAAAATTGGGTGCGCCTTATGGCGATCGCTCCCCCTATTATCTCCGTCAAAGCGTTATTGAAAATTTGCTCCAAGCGCAAAATTATCTTAATTTGCTGCATCCTAACTGGCATATCCAAATCTTTGATGCTTATCGCCCGATCGCAGTCCAGCAGTTTATGGTAGATTACAGCTTCGCCCAAGCAGTGCAGGATAGAGAACTGACTAATGTAGAGTTATCACCAAACCAACGCCAAGAAATTTGGGAAGCGGTTTATGCAATTTGGGCTGCACCTAGTTTGGATGAAAAAACTCCGCCTCCTCATAGTACTGGTGGGGCGGTGGATGTGACGCTAGTAGATGATACAGGGAAAATAGTAAATATGGGTTCGCCGATTGATGAAATGTCAGAGCGATCGCACCCAGATTATTATGCCAATAGCGATCGCTCACAAACGCAAAAGTATCATGTTCACCGTCAGCTATTGCAAGATGTAATGTTAAAAGCCGGCTTTCAACGCAATCCTAGAGAGTGGTGGCATTTTTGTTTTGGCGATCAAATGTGGGCTTGGCTGAATAATCAATCTAATCCAGCCAATCCTGTTACAGCACATTATGGGCGTCTTCCATAG
- the crtR gene encoding beta-carotene hydroxylase, which yields MIASEAQKPLTIPPKEFLAPPGDFNPTLLLFSVAVAMLVLSNFGYWLWEWPHWLCFCVNTIALHCAGTVIHDACHQSAHRNRVMNAMLGHGSALMLAFAFPVFTRVHLQHHGHVNHPKDDPDHYVSTGGPLWLIAVRFLYHEVFFFQRQLWRKYELLEWFISRLIVGVIVYISVQYHFLGYILNFWFIPAFVVGIALGLFFDYLPHRPFAERDRWKNARVYPNPILNILIMGQNYHLIHHLWPSIPWYNYQPSYYLMKPLLDEKGCYQTSGLLQKKDFFEFVYDIFLGIRFDHQKE from the coding sequence ATGATCGCATCGGAGGCACAAAAGCCACTGACAATCCCACCCAAGGAATTTTTAGCGCCTCCTGGTGATTTCAATCCGACGCTGCTGTTGTTTTCTGTAGCTGTGGCCATGCTGGTGTTATCCAACTTTGGTTACTGGCTTTGGGAATGGCCGCACTGGCTATGCTTTTGCGTGAACACGATTGCCTTGCATTGTGCTGGAACGGTAATTCATGATGCCTGTCACCAATCTGCCCATCGCAATCGGGTGATGAATGCAATGTTAGGTCATGGCAGTGCGTTGATGCTAGCTTTTGCTTTTCCGGTATTTACGCGGGTGCATTTACAGCATCATGGCCATGTTAATCATCCTAAAGACGACCCAGATCATTATGTCTCTACGGGTGGGCCATTGTGGCTGATTGCAGTGCGGTTTTTGTACCACGAGGTGTTTTTCTTTCAACGGCAACTGTGGCGTAAATATGAGCTATTAGAATGGTTTATTAGCCGCTTAATTGTCGGTGTAATTGTTTATATCTCAGTGCAGTACCACTTTTTGGGTTACATTCTCAATTTTTGGTTTATACCGGCTTTTGTGGTGGGGATAGCACTAGGCTTATTTTTTGACTATTTACCCCATCGTCCTTTTGCGGAGCGCGATCGCTGGAAAAATGCTCGCGTCTATCCTAACCCGATTCTGAATATCTTGATTATGGGACAGAATTACCACTTAATTCATCATTTGTGGCCTTCGATTCCTTGGTATAATTACCAACCCAGCTATTATCTGATGAAGCCCCTGTTAGATGAAAAAGGATGTTATCAAACTTCAGGATTGTTGCAGAAAAAGGACTTTTTTGAGTTTGTTTATGACATCTTTTTAGGAATTAGGTTTGATCATCAAAAAGAGTAG
- a CDS encoding TspO/MBR family protein, protein MIPFWIIIGAVTFFIALGSFLITPRDVKWFTRLSRPRWLVFEPLIPVIWTVIFISGGASATIVWQKNPGSLITWLLMALYLVVEIITVAYIPLMLRFRSLKIGEILGLIGLILAVVLAICVLPISLMAALLLLPYLVWTPIGTYTTDELRELNPQDA, encoded by the coding sequence ATGATTCCATTTTGGATAATAATTGGGGCTGTAACTTTCTTCATCGCCCTTGGTAGTTTCTTGATTACGCCGCGTGATGTTAAATGGTTTACACGATTAAGTCGCCCTCGCTGGCTAGTTTTTGAGCCTCTGATTCCGGTTATCTGGACTGTGATTTTTATCAGTGGTGGAGCTTCAGCTACTATTGTCTGGCAAAAAAACCCCGGAAGCCTAATTACTTGGCTATTAATGGCTTTGTATCTCGTGGTAGAAATTATCACCGTCGCCTATATACCGCTAATGTTAAGATTTCGCAGTCTCAAAATCGGCGAAATTCTTGGGCTAATCGGTTTGATTTTAGCCGTTGTCCTGGCAATCTGCGTTTTACCGATTTCTTTAATGGCAGCGCTGTTACTCCTTCCCTATCTAGTTTGGACTCCCATTGGTACTTACACCACCGACGAGTTAAGAGAGTTAAATCCTCAAGATGCATAA
- a CDS encoding trypsin-like peptidase domain-containing protein — MGNEDDLQRCTVRLNVASSQGTGFFVAPNWILTCAHVIESSKDNPVEVFWKAGNQNYTAKVTQLYKYPLDLALLQLYEDCLDHPCVELDDTKPNTNDDLYIFGYPKNSEVDYSQGDSASFKYEGISFKQDIILYKLKQGQVISGFSGSPLLNLLTGKVCGIVHLSRDEDSDLGGRAISAQVIVQQFPEIALLNKQFHQPKPKGDNPFEYGLPVPPQRFYGRRKEILEIKNRIGAISPQCVNLVGLRRNGKTSLLRYIKERISEFCSPEQKPLVVFLDLTNGNFHTPEGIIEGLRRGIHRLTGNYPWLKEDNKDGFAVEDGLQFLVDEGYRLIILLDEFEAIASKKDRLELFQDWGEDWRSKASAGLLTMVIASKRPLNEVYETLSLGSPFANIFSTTILGALEEEAWQSIIQKGFLPNSAVLQWVDELAGGLPYYVQMAGAMLWQNRNQEIAKNEFNFQANPRFEELWKDLTKVERLALRYELEESNLPIPDLAIVDRLQRHGLLRKNGRLFSSIFAEFVKGQR, encoded by the coding sequence ATGGGTAACGAAGACGATTTACAACGCTGTACAGTGCGTTTAAATGTTGCCAGTAGTCAGGGAACAGGTTTTTTTGTTGCACCGAATTGGATTCTCACCTGCGCCCATGTGATCGAATCTTCGAAAGATAACCCTGTGGAAGTATTCTGGAAAGCAGGAAACCAGAATTACACAGCTAAAGTTACGCAATTATACAAATATCCCCTTGATTTAGCCCTTTTACAACTGTACGAGGATTGTTTGGATCATCCCTGTGTTGAATTGGATGACACAAAACCCAATACCAACGATGATTTATATATTTTTGGTTATCCCAAGAATAGCGAAGTTGATTATTCGCAGGGGGATTCAGCAAGCTTTAAATATGAAGGAATAAGTTTTAAACAGGATATTATTCTCTATAAGTTAAAGCAAGGGCAAGTTATCTCAGGCTTTAGTGGATCGCCTTTGTTAAATTTACTAACAGGTAAAGTGTGTGGAATTGTGCATCTTTCTCGTGATGAGGATAGCGATTTAGGTGGGCGGGCAATTTCGGCTCAAGTTATTGTGCAACAGTTTCCCGAAATTGCCTTACTTAATAAACAATTTCATCAGCCAAAGCCCAAAGGTGATAATCCATTTGAATATGGTCTTCCTGTTCCTCCACAACGTTTTTACGGGCGGAGAAAAGAGATTTTAGAGATTAAAAACCGCATTGGCGCAATTAGTCCTCAATGTGTCAATTTGGTTGGCTTGCGGCGCAATGGGAAAACCTCTCTATTGCGATATATCAAAGAAAGAATCAGCGAATTTTGTTCGCCAGAACAAAAGCCTTTAGTTGTTTTCTTAGATTTAACGAATGGGAATTTTCATACTCCAGAAGGGATTATTGAAGGCTTAAGGCGAGGGATTCACAGACTAACAGGGAATTATCCTTGGTTAAAGGAAGATAATAAAGATGGCTTTGCAGTAGAAGATGGCTTACAGTTTTTAGTAGATGAAGGGTATCGTTTAATTATTTTATTGGATGAGTTTGAAGCCATTGCTAGTAAAAAAGATAGATTGGAATTGTTCCAGGATTGGGGAGAAGATTGGCGTTCTAAGGCTTCTGCGGGTTTATTAACAATGGTAATTGCCAGCAAACGCCCTCTTAATGAAGTTTACGAAACTTTGAGTCTGGGTTCTCCCTTTGCCAATATTTTCAGTACGACTATTTTAGGGGCATTAGAGGAGGAAGCTTGGCAAAGCATCATCCAGAAAGGATTTCTGCCTAATTCTGCGGTATTACAATGGGTAGATGAGTTAGCAGGAGGGTTGCCCTATTATGTGCAGATGGCGGGGGCGATGTTGTGGCAAAATAGGAATCAAGAAATAGCTAAAAATGAGTTTAATTTTCAAGCAAACCCTCGTTTTGAAGAACTTTGGAAAGATTTAACCAAAGTTGAACGTTTAGCATTACGTTATGAGTTGGAAGAGAGTAATTTACCTATTCCCGATCTGGCAATTGTAGATAGGCTTCAGCGTCATGGTTTATTACGGAAGAATGGGCGTTTATTTAGCAGTATTTTTGCAGAGTTTGTGAAAGGTCAAAGATAA
- a CDS encoding TspO/MBR family protein, with the protein MIKSWIVIGGVAFLVALAANVITPSDRQWFKRLQRPRWLTFEGAIPIIWTVIFICGAWSAYIVWEKDPGSTSTWLIMGLYLLLEIVTIAYTPVMFKLRSLKVGTILGGTGLIISALLILAVLGFSNWAALLLVPYLLWSPIGTYTTWQMIRLNPQDA; encoded by the coding sequence ATGATTAAATCTTGGATAGTGATTGGGGGCGTGGCTTTCTTGGTTGCTCTAGCAGCAAACGTGATTACGCCAAGCGATCGCCAATGGTTCAAGCGTTTACAACGACCGAGATGGCTAACTTTTGAGGGTGCAATTCCGATTATTTGGACTGTAATATTTATTTGCGGTGCTTGGTCAGCTTATATTGTCTGGGAAAAAGACCCTGGAAGCACCTCAACCTGGTTAATCATGGGTTTATATCTGCTATTAGAAATAGTTACTATTGCCTATACACCTGTAATGTTTAAGCTTCGCAGTCTGAAAGTCGGTACAATTCTTGGTGGCACAGGTTTGATCATTAGTGCTTTATTGATACTTGCAGTCTTAGGTTTTTCTAACTGGGCAGCACTATTACTAGTTCCTTATTTGCTCTGGAGTCCCATTGGTACTTATACCACTTGGCAGATGATCCGTCTCAATCCTCAAGATGCCTAG